One segment of Paenibacillus sp. FSL R7-0337 DNA contains the following:
- the gnd gene encoding phosphogluconate dehydrogenase (NAD(+)-dependent, decarboxylating): MKVGLIGLGKMGFNLGQNLLEHAHEVVAYDVNPAAVQELAGRGASGAASLEELTGRLDSPRVLWIMVPHTYVDSVIAELTPLLSKGDIIIEAGNSHYKESIRRHEELGAHGIHFLDAGTSGGMEGARSGACYMVGGDEEAWTVVEPLFRDTAVENGYLYAGKSGSGHFLKMVHNGIEYGMMAAIGEGFEVLEKSGYDFDFEQVARVWNNGSVVRSWLMELIERAFSKDAKLEDIKGVMHSSGEGRWTLETAFDLQAATPVIAMALLMRYRSLETDTFTGKVVAALRNEFGGHAVESK, translated from the coding sequence ATGAAAGTCGGTTTAATTGGACTAGGCAAAATGGGCTTCAATCTCGGCCAGAACCTGCTGGAGCATGCCCATGAAGTGGTAGCGTATGATGTGAATCCTGCTGCGGTGCAGGAATTGGCCGGACGCGGTGCGTCCGGGGCAGCAAGCCTGGAGGAGCTTACGGGACGGCTTGATTCCCCGCGCGTTCTCTGGATCATGGTTCCCCATACTTATGTAGATTCGGTTATTGCTGAACTGACGCCGCTATTATCCAAGGGAGATATCATCATTGAAGCCGGTAACTCACATTATAAAGAGTCGATCCGCCGTCATGAAGAGCTGGGTGCCCATGGAATTCACTTCCTGGATGCGGGAACCTCCGGCGGAATGGAAGGTGCGCGGAGTGGGGCCTGCTACATGGTTGGCGGCGATGAGGAAGCGTGGACGGTCGTTGAACCGCTGTTCCGTGACACTGCGGTAGAGAACGGATACCTGTACGCCGGCAAATCCGGGAGCGGACATTTCCTCAAGATGGTGCATAACGGCATTGAATACGGCATGATGGCTGCGATCGGTGAGGGCTTCGAGGTGCTGGAGAAAAGCGGATATGACTTCGACTTCGAGCAGGTGGCCCGCGTCTGGAACAACGGCTCGGTCGTCCGCTCCTGGCTGATGGAGCTGATCGAACGCGCCTTCTCCAAGGATGCCAAGCTGGAGGATATCAAGGGCGTCATGCATTCCTCAGGGGAGGGACGCTGGACGCTGGAGACAGCCTTCGACCTTCAAGCAGCGACGCCGGTCATTGCCATGGCTCTGCTCATGCGTTACCGGTCGCTGGAGACCGACACCTTCACCGGCAAAGTCGTCGCCGCCTTGCGTAATGAATTTGGCGGCCATGCGGTGGAGTCGAAGTAA
- the rhaD gene encoding rhamnulose-1-phosphate aldolase — protein sequence MSTSVIESKGYISGVTAPFIEEMSEITHHMWSLGWDELNGGNVSYLLDEEEVAKYINIREPLRTISLTFPVAELAGKYFIVTGSGKYFRNVIKDPEANLGVLRVSSSGESVEVLWGLRSGAVPTSELASHFMSHIERLKVDPAHRIVLHTHATNVIAMTFTHDLNELKFTKTLWEMCTECLVVFPDGVSVIPWMVPGSSEIGRATADKMKDYRVVIWPQHGIFVTGQTMDATFGLVETIEKAAIVYNLIGGREIKQKITDQQLADLAAAFRVTPKAGVLDL from the coding sequence ATGAGTACATCCGTAATTGAATCCAAGGGGTATATATCCGGCGTCACTGCGCCTTTTATCGAGGAAATGTCCGAAATTACCCATCACATGTGGTCGCTGGGCTGGGATGAGCTGAACGGGGGCAATGTAAGTTACCTCCTGGATGAAGAAGAGGTAGCCAAATATATCAATATCCGCGAGCCGCTGCGTACGATCAGCCTTACCTTCCCTGTCGCGGAGCTGGCGGGCAAATACTTCATCGTTACCGGATCAGGCAAGTATTTCCGTAATGTGATCAAGGACCCGGAAGCCAACCTTGGTGTACTGCGTGTCAGCAGCAGCGGCGAGAGTGTGGAGGTATTGTGGGGACTGCGCAGCGGCGCTGTTCCGACCAGTGAGCTTGCTTCCCACTTCATGAGCCACATCGAGCGGCTGAAGGTAGATCCCGCGCACCGGATTGTGCTGCATACTCATGCAACGAACGTGATTGCCATGACGTTCACCCATGATTTGAATGAGCTGAAATTCACCAAGACTCTGTGGGAGATGTGCACGGAATGTCTGGTGGTCTTCCCGGATGGCGTCAGCGTCATTCCCTGGATGGTTCCGGGCAGTAGTGAGATCGGGCGGGCCACCGCGGATAAAATGAAGGATTACCGCGTGGTCATCTGGCCGCAGCATGGCATCTTCGTGACCGGCCAGACTATGGATGCGACGTTCGGATTAGTAGAGACCATTGAGAAGGCCGCCATCGTCTATAATCTGATCGGCGGACGAGAAATTAAGCAGAAGATTACCGATCAGCAGCTGGCTGATCTGGCTGCAGCCTTCCGGGTGACTCCGAAAGCCGGCGTGCTGGACTTATAA
- a CDS encoding iron-containing alcohol dehydrogenase, with amino-acid sequence MSTHVYYVPSINIMGKGCLKDIAPYIQELNLQKALVVTDKFLMKSGIAGRLLAVLDEAGIQYVVYDEVKPNPTCKNVHDGVEFLKQHECDYLISIGGGSPQDTAKAIGIVATNGGHIAEYEGVHKSKNKSLPIVAVNTTAGTSSEVTINYVITDEERKIKMVMVDKNSIATISVNDPELMVDKPAALTAATGMDALTHAIEALVTPGAYPVTDATALAAVELIFANLARTVTNGHDIEAREQMVYAIFLGGLAFNNAGLGYVHAMAHQLGGVYDLPHGVCNAMLLPYVEEENAKHVPEKFRAIARAAGMQTEGRSDKECADYVIESIKALSKEVGIPAKLSELGVAEVDLDLLAENAMKDACAPGNPFIPTKDEVIALFRKIL; translated from the coding sequence ATGAGTACTCATGTCTATTATGTGCCGTCAATTAACATTATGGGAAAGGGCTGTCTGAAGGACATCGCCCCGTACATTCAAGAGCTGAATCTGCAGAAGGCGCTTGTGGTCACAGACAAATTCCTGATGAAGAGCGGAATCGCCGGAAGGCTGCTGGCTGTACTGGATGAAGCGGGAATTCAGTATGTGGTATATGATGAAGTGAAGCCGAATCCTACCTGCAAAAATGTTCATGACGGCGTGGAATTTCTGAAGCAGCACGAATGTGACTATCTGATCTCTATCGGCGGCGGCTCGCCGCAGGATACGGCCAAGGCCATCGGCATTGTTGCCACTAACGGCGGGCATATTGCAGAGTATGAAGGCGTTCACAAATCAAAGAACAAATCTCTGCCGATTGTCGCGGTGAACACGACGGCCGGGACTTCAAGTGAAGTGACGATCAATTACGTGATTACGGATGAAGAGCGCAAGATCAAGATGGTCATGGTAGACAAGAACAGTATCGCCACCATCTCGGTGAATGATCCGGAGCTGATGGTTGATAAGCCCGCTGCACTTACGGCGGCTACGGGCATGGATGCCCTGACGCATGCAATTGAAGCGCTGGTCACTCCAGGCGCATATCCGGTAACCGATGCTACCGCTCTGGCTGCGGTGGAGCTGATCTTCGCCAATCTGGCGCGGACGGTGACGAATGGACACGATATTGAAGCGCGTGAGCAGATGGTCTATGCCATCTTCCTCGGCGGCCTCGCCTTCAATAACGCAGGCTTAGGCTACGTGCATGCCATGGCCCATCAGCTCGGCGGGGTCTATGATCTGCCGCACGGCGTGTGCAATGCGATGCTGCTTCCATACGTGGAAGAAGAGAATGCCAAGCATGTGCCGGAGAAATTCAGAGCGATCGCCAGAGCTGCCGGTATGCAGACCGAAGGGCGAAGCGACAAGGAATGTGCGGATTACGTCATCGAGTCGATCAAGGCCCTGTCTAAGGAGGTTGGCATTCCTGCCAAGCTGTCCGAGCTGGGTGTTGCTGAAGTAGATCTCGATCTGCTTGCTGAGAATGCAATGAAGGATGCCTGCGCACCTGGTAACCCTTTTATTCCTACCAAAGATGAAGTAATCGCGTTATTCCGCAAAATTCTGTAA
- a CDS encoding L-serine ammonia-lyase, iron-sulfur-dependent, subunit alpha, which translates to MINLLEVLHKEIMPAEGCTEPIAVAYAVSLAAELVEEEITAIQLLLSGNIIKNAMGVGIPGTGQTGLPIAAALGAVVRRSERKLEILSGLTPAELASAEGLLERKLLEVELKDTPEKLYIEARVHSKNHTATAILVKEHTNVHYLAKDGQRLEPKMDKADCGDPHSLDPEVYSVSLEDIYAFVQNTPFEDLRFLLEGAVMNKAISEEGLRGEYGLQVGRKMSQQSALNLFGADVANRIIAATAAASDARMDGSAMPVMTTAGSGNQGIACTMPVIALAELLGKDEETLARAMALSNLITIHVKHYIGRLSPLCGSGIAGGVGAGSGIVYLMGGTLAQIKHSIQNTIASTSGMICDGAKPTCALKISTATNAAIQSATLAMNNISASLNDGVIFEKVEDTIKNMETLVQEGLAATDQAILNIMLSKGAASS; encoded by the coding sequence ATGATTAACCTACTGGAAGTACTACACAAAGAAATTATGCCCGCAGAAGGCTGCACCGAACCGATTGCAGTGGCTTATGCCGTCTCGTTGGCCGCTGAACTGGTGGAAGAGGAGATTACGGCGATTCAGCTGCTGCTCAGCGGCAATATCATCAAGAATGCGATGGGCGTAGGGATTCCTGGTACAGGCCAGACGGGCTTGCCGATAGCGGCGGCCTTGGGTGCGGTGGTGCGCCGCTCGGAGCGGAAGCTTGAGATTCTGTCCGGGCTGACCCCGGCGGAGCTGGCAAGTGCAGAGGGACTGCTGGAGCGTAAGCTGCTGGAGGTTGAGCTGAAGGATACGCCGGAGAAGCTATATATAGAAGCGAGAGTACACAGCAAGAACCATACCGCCACAGCAATCCTGGTAAAAGAGCACACGAATGTGCATTATCTTGCGAAGGATGGCCAGCGGCTTGAGCCGAAAATGGACAAGGCCGACTGCGGCGACCCGCATAGTCTGGACCCTGAGGTATACTCGGTCTCACTCGAAGATATCTATGCCTTCGTTCAGAATACACCATTCGAGGATCTTCGTTTCCTGCTTGAGGGAGCGGTTATGAATAAGGCGATCTCGGAGGAAGGGCTGCGCGGGGAATATGGCCTCCAGGTGGGCCGGAAAATGAGCCAGCAATCCGCCCTCAATCTGTTCGGCGCGGATGTGGCGAACCGGATTATCGCCGCAACGGCAGCGGCATCCGATGCACGCATGGACGGCAGTGCCATGCCGGTAATGACTACGGCAGGCAGCGGCAATCAGGGGATTGCCTGCACTATGCCGGTCATTGCCCTGGCCGAGCTCCTCGGCAAGGATGAGGAGACTCTGGCCAGAGCGATGGCGCTCAGCAATCTGATTACCATTCATGTGAAGCATTACATTGGCCGGCTGTCCCCGCTCTGCGGCTCAGGCATTGCCGGCGGAGTAGGGGCGGGCAGCGGTATTGTCTATCTGATGGGCGGGACACTGGCGCAGATCAAGCACTCCATCCAGAATACGATTGCCTCAACTTCAGGCATGATCTGCGACGGTGCCAAGCCAACCTGCGCACTCAAAATCTCCACGGCTACCAACGCGGCTATTCAGTCTGCCACACTAGCCATGAACAATATCTCCGCGAGTCTGAATGACGGTGTCATCTTCGAGAAGGTGGAGGATACGATCAAGAATATGGAGACCCTGGTCCAGGAGGGGCTTGCCGCCACAGACCAGGCCATTCTGAATATTATGCTCTCCAAGGGAGCCGCTTCTTCATAA
- a CDS encoding DeoR/GlpR family DNA-binding transcription regulator, with protein sequence MLAAERRKKIIDLVHQDKRVLVSDLSRMFEVTEETIRRDLEKLEKDGIVSRTYGGAMLNRHTNEDLPFLTRGALNTDIKRRIAIQALDLINDGDTLMVDPSSTSFEFLKLLGNKSNLTIITNSINILHEFASSSHSIISTGGSLRHRSLSLVGPVAHETIQRYNVDTAIISCKALDMDRGVTDSNEPECELKKYMLRQAHKVVLLADHTKFDQTAFARLAELSRIDVLITDRKPSEAWLKLLSEKNVEVLY encoded by the coding sequence ATGCTCGCTGCCGAAAGACGCAAAAAAATAATCGACCTTGTCCATCAGGACAAACGGGTGCTGGTGTCCGATCTCAGCCGGATGTTCGAGGTGACAGAGGAGACGATCCGCAGAGACCTGGAGAAGCTGGAGAAGGATGGCATTGTAAGCCGGACCTACGGCGGAGCCATGCTGAACAGGCATACCAATGAGGACCTGCCTTTTCTGACCCGGGGAGCACTCAATACGGATATCAAACGCAGAATAGCGATCCAGGCGCTGGATCTGATTAATGACGGGGATACGCTAATGGTGGACCCCAGCTCGACCTCGTTTGAATTCCTGAAGCTGCTGGGTAATAAAAGTAATCTGACGATTATCACCAATTCGATCAACATTCTTCATGAGTTCGCGAGCTCAAGCCACAGCATTATTTCTACAGGCGGCTCACTCCGCCACCGTTCCCTGTCGCTTGTCGGCCCTGTAGCCCATGAGACCATCCAGCGCTACAATGTGGACACTGCCATAATCAGCTGCAAGGCTCTGGATATGGACCGCGGGGTCACCGACTCCAATGAACCGGAATGTGAGCTGAAGAAATATATGCTGCGCCAGGCACACAAGGTTGTGCTGCTCGCAGACCATACCAAGTTCGACCAGACAGCCTTCGCCAGGCTCGCAGAGCTAAGCCGGATCGATGTGCTGATTACCGACCGCAAGCCTTCAGAAGCGTGGCTGAAGCTGTTGTCAGAGAAGAATGTGGAAGTGCTGTACTAA
- the rhaB gene encoding rhamnulokinase, translating into MTYHIAVDIGASSGRLVLGQLVDGRLQLAELHRFSNGFTEQDGSCFWDMDYLLDEIIKGLHQAKLRGIHECTLGIDTWAVDYVLLDAEGKRMNEVYAYRDRRTDGVMEEVAKQLPPHKVYAKTGIQQLPFNTLYQLYAHDQEELKAADQILLVPDYLYYRLGGRKMNEATNASTTQLLNLATRDFDAELLEFLGLRREQFAPLTEPGEELGFLSAELVEQYDLPECRLICVATHDTASAVLGVPAQKDRSSAYLSSGTWSLLGVELDHPLNDSRAMAANYTNEWGAYGTYRFLKNIMGLWLIQEVRRLDGERYSFAELAEQAADCAAFRSLIPCNHPRFLKPGDMIQEIRQACLESGQPVPQTPGELARCIFDSLALSYRSYLAELEDLTGERTYVLQIVGGGANNRLLCQLTADVTGREVLAGPTESTALGNLAVQMIEAGRMADIHDARQIIGQSFSIQSYLPQPVPQLAELLIRWEQLQPGANVHNT; encoded by the coding sequence ATGACCTATCATATCGCCGTCGATATCGGCGCCTCCAGCGGACGGCTTGTACTTGGACAGCTCGTGGACGGGAGACTCCAGCTTGCGGAGCTTCACCGTTTCAGCAATGGCTTCACGGAGCAGGACGGCTCCTGCTTCTGGGATATGGATTATTTATTGGATGAAATTATTAAAGGTCTGCACCAGGCGAAGCTAAGAGGCATTCACGAATGCACCCTCGGCATTGACACCTGGGCGGTAGATTATGTGCTGCTGGATGCCGAAGGCAAGCGGATGAACGAGGTCTATGCCTACCGTGACCGCCGGACGGACGGGGTGATGGAGGAGGTCGCGAAGCAGCTTCCGCCGCATAAGGTATACGCCAAGACCGGAATACAGCAGCTTCCCTTCAATACACTCTATCAGCTATATGCGCATGACCAGGAAGAGCTGAAGGCAGCCGATCAGATTCTGCTAGTGCCGGATTATCTCTATTACCGGCTCGGCGGACGGAAGATGAACGAGGCTACCAATGCCTCAACGACGCAGCTATTGAATCTTGCGACCCGTGATTTCGATGCGGAGCTGCTGGAATTCCTGGGTCTGCGGCGTGAACAATTTGCTCCGTTGACCGAGCCTGGGGAAGAGCTTGGCTTCCTCTCAGCGGAGCTGGTGGAACAGTATGATCTGCCGGAATGCCGCCTGATCTGCGTGGCCACACATGACACAGCATCTGCGGTACTCGGTGTGCCTGCTCAGAAGGACCGTTCGTCAGCCTATCTTAGCAGCGGGACCTGGTCTCTGCTAGGAGTAGAGCTGGATCACCCGCTCAATGACAGCAGAGCGATGGCAGCCAATTATACCAACGAATGGGGCGCTTACGGGACTTACCGGTTCCTGAAGAATATTATGGGCCTCTGGCTGATCCAGGAAGTTCGCAGACTGGACGGCGAAAGGTATAGCTTCGCGGAACTGGCAGAGCAGGCCGCTGATTGCGCAGCCTTTCGCAGCCTGATTCCCTGCAATCATCCGCGGTTTCTTAAGCCCGGCGATATGATTCAGGAGATCCGCCAGGCCTGCCTGGAGAGCGGTCAGCCTGTGCCGCAGACTCCCGGTGAGCTGGCCCGCTGTATCTTCGACAGTCTGGCGCTATCCTACCGCAGCTATCTGGCTGAGCTGGAAGACCTCACCGGGGAGCGCACCTATGTGTTGCAGATTGTCGGCGGCGGCGCTAACAATAGGCTGCTGTGCCAGCTGACGGCAGATGTGACCGGCAGAGAAGTACTGGCCGGACCGACCGAGTCCACAGCTTTGGGTAATCTGGCTGTGCAGATGATTGAGGCGGGCCGCATGGCAGACATCCATGACGCCCGTCAGATTATCGGCCAGTCCTTCTCGATTCAGTCTTATCTGCCGCAGCCGGTTCCTCAGCTGGCGGAGCTGCTGATCCGCTGGGAGCAGCTTCAACCGGGAGCGAATGTTCACAATACGTAA
- a CDS encoding ankyrin repeat domain-containing protein, translated as MGKKRITLPADFRELVKSGDIDQLKAVFEKCDWNATLGSYKEPALSIRQIPDELVGWLVEQGADINARDKYQRTPLHSQAGNWSGNIPLFLELGAELEALDYQDETPLHAAANYYRTGAIRDLIAHGANIHAVSKRGNTPLAKALINCRNADITAMAEIAQVMLEAGATLTPEMKESVQSIGKAFEFSKANFNKDYLDETVTALDKLYKLFGVEPVAARVMHDGVSKIEVKSTRWQDQHQELWEALIPGSGPALTVQGEVIRITGRISYEIMNNGGGNWGADFRKMLSALLLHFASGIPLDPAQLKEAAELAGYLRQGNGNDEPARLCELAVNWVLANPQPVSLPQPDYKR; from the coding sequence ATGGGCAAAAAGAGAATAACCTTACCCGCGGACTTCCGCGAGCTGGTTAAATCAGGGGATATCGATCAACTTAAGGCTGTTTTTGAGAAATGTGACTGGAATGCAACCTTGGGATCCTACAAAGAACCGGCGCTCAGCATCCGGCAAATTCCGGATGAGCTGGTCGGCTGGCTGGTGGAGCAGGGTGCTGACATCAACGCCAGGGATAAATATCAGCGCACTCCGCTACATTCGCAGGCCGGAAACTGGTCGGGTAATATCCCGCTGTTCCTTGAGCTTGGTGCTGAGCTGGAAGCTCTGGATTATCAGGACGAGACCCCGCTGCACGCCGCTGCCAACTACTACCGGACTGGGGCGATCCGTGATCTTATCGCTCACGGTGCCAACATCCATGCTGTGAGCAAGCGCGGGAATACCCCGCTGGCGAAGGCCTTGATCAATTGCCGGAATGCTGATATCACCGCCATGGCTGAGATCGCCCAGGTGATGCTGGAGGCGGGGGCAACTCTTACTCCAGAGATGAAAGAGTCGGTACAATCAATCGGCAAAGCATTTGAATTCAGCAAAGCTAATTTCAATAAAGACTACCTGGATGAAACTGTAACGGCCCTGGACAAGCTCTACAAGCTGTTCGGTGTGGAGCCTGTAGCCGCGAGAGTGATGCATGACGGTGTTTCTAAGATCGAGGTTAAGAGCACAAGGTGGCAGGATCAGCATCAAGAGCTATGGGAGGCGCTCATCCCCGGCTCAGGACCCGCACTTACCGTACAAGGGGAGGTCATTCGCATCACTGGGCGGATCTCTTATGAAATCATGAATAACGGCGGAGGCAACTGGGGTGCGGATTTCCGTAAAATGCTCAGTGCGCTGCTTCTGCACTTCGCCTCAGGCATACCACTGGACCCTGCGCAACTGAAGGAAGCTGCGGAATTAGCCGGTTACCTGCGCCAAGGCAACGGCAACGATGAACCGGCCAGATTATGCGAATTGGCCGTGAATTGGGTGCTAGCCAATCCACAGCCTGTTTCCTTACCGCAACCAGATTACAAACGCTAA
- the zwf gene encoding glucose-6-phosphate dehydrogenase, protein MESSTFVLFGATGDLAKRKIFPALYNLFTDGKLSGPLSVIGLGRRELTNETFQRQVLDSLRTFSRRPVEDTAVLQNFLQAFEYSVLDVGRPEDYVKLLGHVQRREEELGLPQNRMFYLSVGPEFFGEIAGNINASGLGDTKGWKRLIIEKPFGRDLQSARVLNESLSAAFAEEEIFRIDHFLGKPMVQNLEVLKYSNPVLRALWQNRYIANVQITASETVGVEERAGYYDKAGALRDMFQNHMLQLLMMMAMQLPKGSTPEDVRSKKRHVIRSVRPLLAEEVTQHVVRGQYAAGEMRGQQVPAYTAEPGIAAASQNETYIAARLWIEDPLWNDVPFYIRTGKRMKEKSTRIVIEFKEPFNDVHNKNRNKLPLDPNLLVIDIGPNEGISLTLNTKNPLQHGELEPVSIKHEPGNPDVPEAYENLIYDAMLGDATFFAHWEEVELSWQWVQPIIEATAEGSLPLHLYPAGSNGPAAAEQLLGEFHWWLDEPENTEPARVHRTAGIEPEVIRPGA, encoded by the coding sequence GTGGAATCATCTACATTTGTACTTTTTGGCGCAACCGGGGACTTGGCGAAGCGGAAAATCTTCCCCGCTCTATACAACCTGTTTACTGATGGCAAGCTTTCCGGTCCTCTCTCAGTCATAGGGCTGGGCAGACGGGAACTCACTAATGAGACGTTCCAGCGTCAGGTGCTGGATTCGCTGCGCACCTTTTCGCGCCGTCCGGTAGAGGATACAGCGGTGCTGCAGAATTTCCTGCAGGCTTTTGAATATAGTGTGCTGGATGTCGGACGTCCTGAGGATTATGTGAAGCTGCTTGGCCATGTACAGCGCCGGGAGGAAGAGCTGGGGCTTCCGCAGAACCGGATGTTCTATCTGTCGGTCGGTCCTGAATTCTTCGGGGAGATTGCCGGTAATATCAATGCCAGCGGGCTCGGGGATACCAAGGGCTGGAAACGTCTGATTATCGAGAAGCCTTTCGGACGGGATTTGCAGTCGGCACGGGTGCTGAATGAGAGCTTGAGCGCAGCTTTTGCAGAGGAGGAAATCTTCCGTATTGACCACTTCCTGGGCAAGCCGATGGTGCAGAATCTGGAGGTGCTGAAATACTCTAACCCTGTGCTGCGGGCCTTGTGGCAGAACCGGTATATCGCGAATGTTCAGATTACCGCCAGTGAAACGGTGGGTGTGGAAGAGCGGGCGGGTTACTATGATAAGGCTGGCGCGCTGCGCGACATGTTCCAGAACCATATGCTCCAATTGCTCATGATGATGGCGATGCAGCTTCCGAAGGGCAGTACACCAGAGGACGTCCGCAGCAAAAAGCGGCATGTCATCCGTTCCGTCCGCCCTCTGCTCGCTGAAGAGGTAACACAGCATGTTGTGCGAGGCCAATACGCAGCAGGGGAGATGCGCGGACAGCAAGTGCCTGCGTATACCGCTGAACCGGGGATCGCAGCCGCTTCACAGAATGAAACGTATATTGCTGCACGCCTGTGGATTGAAGATCCGCTGTGGAACGATGTGCCGTTCTATATACGTACAGGTAAGCGTATGAAGGAGAAATCCACGCGGATTGTTATAGAATTCAAAGAGCCGTTTAATGATGTGCATAACAAGAACCGTAACAAGCTGCCGCTTGACCCTAATCTGCTGGTGATTGATATTGGTCCGAATGAGGGCATCTCCCTGACTCTGAATACCAAAAACCCGCTTCAGCACGGGGAGCTTGAGCCGGTTAGCATTAAGCATGAGCCGGGTAATCCCGATGTGCCGGAGGCCTATGAGAATCTGATCTATGATGCGATGCTCGGCGATGCCACATTCTTCGCTCATTGGGAGGAAGTAGAGTTGTCCTGGCAATGGGTTCAGCCTATAATCGAAGCAACAGCAGAAGGCAGCCTGCCGCTGCACCTGTATCCTGCCGGTTCTAACGGCCCGGCGGCGGCAGAACAGCTCCTTGGCGAGTTCCACTGGTGGCTGGATGAACCGGAGAATACAGAGCCTGCACGCGTTCACCGGACAGCAGGGATAGAACCGGAAGTCATCCGGCCTGGAGCCTAA
- the rhaA gene encoding L-rhamnose isomerase gives MDQSIINSYNEAKKLYAAHGIHTDEVLEKLAQIKVSLHCWQGDDVRGFLFKDKELSGGIAVTGSYPGRAGTPEELRQDLEKALSLIPGKHKVNLHAIYADTKEQVDLDELAPRHFTNWVEWAKEQGLGLDFNPTCFSHPKAADGFTLSHADEEIRSFWIKHCKASRSIAEHFGRELGQPCVTNFWVPDGYKDTPVDRLAPRMRLKESLDEIFSEEMDPQYTIDAVESKLFGIGSESYVVGSHEFYMGYGLTRGKAICLDAGHFHPTEVISNKLSSILMFSEQLLLHVSRPVRWDSDHVVTMDDELLEIARELVRGDLLPRTHIGLDFFDGSINHLAAWVIGTRNTIKALLRAMLEPVEELRAIERAGDYTSRLALVEEFKSYPFGAVWDYYCASQGTPVREGWLAEVKSYEQEVLALR, from the coding sequence ATGGATCAGAGCATCATTAACAGCTACAACGAAGCCAAAAAATTATATGCAGCCCATGGGATTCATACGGATGAGGTACTGGAGAAGCTGGCGCAGATCAAAGTATCTCTGCACTGCTGGCAGGGCGACGATGTACGGGGCTTCTTGTTCAAGGATAAAGAGCTGAGCGGCGGCATTGCCGTGACTGGCAGCTACCCCGGCCGGGCCGGTACACCGGAGGAGCTGCGTCAGGATCTGGAGAAGGCCCTCTCGCTGATTCCCGGCAAGCATAAGGTCAATCTGCATGCGATCTATGCCGATACGAAGGAACAGGTGGATCTGGATGAGCTGGCGCCGCGCCATTTCACGAACTGGGTAGAATGGGCCAAGGAGCAGGGATTAGGTCTTGATTTCAATCCGACCTGCTTCTCGCATCCCAAGGCGGCGGACGGCTTCACCCTCAGCCATGCGGACGAAGAGATCCGCAGCTTCTGGATTAAGCATTGCAAGGCCTCCCGCAGCATTGCCGAGCACTTCGGCCGCGAGCTGGGCCAGCCGTGTGTCACGAATTTCTGGGTGCCGGATGGCTACAAGGATACTCCGGTGGACCGGCTGGCACCGCGCATGCGCCTGAAGGAATCGCTGGATGAAATCTTCAGCGAGGAGATGGATCCGCAGTACACGATCGATGCCGTGGAGAGCAAGCTGTTCGGTATCGGCTCGGAGAGCTACGTGGTCGGATCGCATGAGTTCTACATGGGCTACGGCCTGACACGCGGCAAGGCCATCTGCCTGGATGCCGGACATTTCCATCCGACGGAAGTGATCTCGAACAAGCTCAGCTCCATCCTGATGTTCAGCGAGCAGCTGCTGCTGCATGTCAGCAGACCGGTCCGCTGGGACAGTGATCATGTAGTCACGATGGACGATGAGCTGCTGGAGATTGCCCGCGAGCTGGTTCGCGGGGATCTGCTGCCGCGCACGCATATCGGCCTCGACTTCTTCGACGGCAGTATCAATCATCTGGCGGCTTGGGTAATCGGCACGCGCAATACGATCAAGGCCCTGCTGCGCGCCATGCTGGAGCCGGTAGAGGAGCTTCGGGCCATTGAACGGGCTGGAGATTACACCTCGCGGCTGGCCTTGGTGGAAGAATTCAAGTCCTATCCGTTCGGTGCCGTCTGGGATTACTACTGCGCTTCGCAGGGAACCCCGGTCCGCGAGGGGTGGCTGGCTGAAGTGAAGAGCTATGAGCAGGAAGTATTGGCTCTAAGATAA